Proteins from one Astatotilapia calliptera unplaced genomic scaffold, fAstCal1.2 U_scaffold_94, whole genome shotgun sequence genomic window:
- the LOC113018514 gene encoding vesicle transport protein USE1-like isoform X1, with protein MASRLEINFIRLLSRCESLASEKRGETEWRLEKYVGALEEMLVALRKSPSKPTPEVLAEYTRKVNFLKGTLEAEKLSSPTEKALANQFLAPGRTATMANERMSVTKKVHTQTKARCTGEMRDELLGTGSSGKDGDLRNRRCFPLDERQSAAELDAVLQHHHNLQEKLAEDMLNLARNLKNNTLAAQNIIKQDNQTLSQSMRQADLNFEKLKTESERLEQHTKKSVNWLLWLMLILVSFTFISMILFIRIFPRLR; from the exons ATGGCTTCCAGACTAGAAATCAATTTCATCAGGTTATTGTCTCGCTGTGAGTCTTTGGCGTCGGAGAAACGGGGAGAGACGGAGTGGAGGCTTGAAAAG TATGTGGGCGCCCTGGAAGAGATGCTGGTGGCTCTGAGGAAAAGCCCGAG CAAACCAACACCAGAGGTCCTGGCTGAATACACGAGAAAAGTCAACTTTCTGAAAGGAACTCTAGAAGCAGAGAAGCTG TCTTCACCAACAGAAAAAGCTTTAGCTAATCAGTTCCTCGCCCCCGGTCGGACGGCCACGATGGCCAACGAGAGGATGTCTGTCACTAAAAAAGTCCACACGCAGACGAAGGCGCGGTGCACGGGAGAGATGAGGGACGAGCTGCTCGGCACG gGGTCGTCGGGAAAAG ACGGAGACTTGAGGAACCGAAG ATGTTTTCCTCTGGACGAGCGTCAGTCTGCCGCAGAGCTGGACGCCGTCCTGCAGCATCACCACAACCTGCAGGAGAAGCTGGCTGAAGACATGCTGAACCTGGCCAGAAATCTGAAGAACAACACTTTGGCTGCGCAGAACATCATCAAACAAGACAACCAG ACTCTGAGCCAGTCCATGCGTCAGGCGGACCTGAACTTCGAGAAGCTGAAGACGGAGTCCGAGCGGTTGGAGCAGCACACGAAGAAGTCTGTGAACTGGCTGCTGTGGCTGATGCTCATCCTAGTCTCCTTCACCTTTATCAGCATGATCCTCTTCATCAGAATCTTCCCCAGACTCAGATGA
- the LOC113018514 gene encoding vesicle transport protein USE1-like isoform X2 yields MLVALRKSPSKPTPEVLAEYTRKVNFLKGTLEAEKLSSPTEKALANQFLAPGRTATMANERMSVTKKVHTQTKARCTGEMRDELLGTGSSGKDGDLRNRRCFPLDERQSAAELDAVLQHHHNLQEKLAEDMLNLARNLKNNTLAAQNIIKQDNQTLSQSMRQADLNFEKLKTESERLEQHTKKSVNWLLWLMLILVSFTFISMILFIRIFPRLR; encoded by the exons ATGCTGGTGGCTCTGAGGAAAAGCCCGAG CAAACCAACACCAGAGGTCCTGGCTGAATACACGAGAAAAGTCAACTTTCTGAAAGGAACTCTAGAAGCAGAGAAGCTG TCTTCACCAACAGAAAAAGCTTTAGCTAATCAGTTCCTCGCCCCCGGTCGGACGGCCACGATGGCCAACGAGAGGATGTCTGTCACTAAAAAAGTCCACACGCAGACGAAGGCGCGGTGCACGGGAGAGATGAGGGACGAGCTGCTCGGCACG gGGTCGTCGGGAAAAG ACGGAGACTTGAGGAACCGAAG ATGTTTTCCTCTGGACGAGCGTCAGTCTGCCGCAGAGCTGGACGCCGTCCTGCAGCATCACCACAACCTGCAGGAGAAGCTGGCTGAAGACATGCTGAACCTGGCCAGAAATCTGAAGAACAACACTTTGGCTGCGCAGAACATCATCAAACAAGACAACCAG ACTCTGAGCCAGTCCATGCGTCAGGCGGACCTGAACTTCGAGAAGCTGAAGACGGAGTCCGAGCGGTTGGAGCAGCACACGAAGAAGTCTGTGAACTGGCTGCTGTGGCTGATGCTCATCCTAGTCTCCTTCACCTTTATCAGCATGATCCTCTTCATCAGAATCTTCCCCAGACTCAGATGA